A region from the Benincasa hispida cultivar B227 chromosome 12, ASM972705v1, whole genome shotgun sequence genome encodes:
- the LOC120093042 gene encoding mitogen-activated protein kinase kinase kinase YODA-like, with protein sequence MPSWWGKSSSKEVKKSKASLIDTLQRKLRTTDGKTNSKSGESPRNCNDTISEQGSRSPILSRSVSPSKQVSRCQSFSERPQAQPLPLPGVQPPIVGRTDSGISISPKPRSERGSKPSSFLPLPRPACIRGRPNHADLDADVGVGSVSSESSTDSADLSDSRLRSPQATDYDLGTKTAAGSPSSVILKHQSSTVTQPSSQKAIKPANISLSNHIFSTSPKRRPLSSHVPNLQVPYHGNLCIPPDSLMSSPSRSPIRAFSTEQVINNAVSAGKLYMDVTFPGSGHCSSPGSGYNSGHNSMGGDLSGQLFLQQSRGSPEYSPAPSPRMTSPGPSSRVHSGAVTPIHPRAGGIPTESQTSWPDEKQTHRLPLPPVAISNTPFSHSNSAATSPSVPRSPGRVDNPPSPGSRWKKGKLLGRGTFGHVYVGFNSESGEMCAMKEVTLFSDDAKSKESAKQLMQEITLLSRLRHPNIVQYYGSETVGDRLYIYLEYVSGGSIYKLLQEYGQLGDSALRSYTQQILSGLAYLHAKSTVHRDIKGANILVDPTGRVKLADFGMAKHITGQSCPLSFKGSPYWMAPEVIKNSNGCNLAVDIWSLGCTVLEMATTKPPWSQYEGVAAMFKIGNGKELPEIPDHLSHDGKNFVRQCLQRNPAHRPTAAQLLEHPFVKHAAPLERPILGSEHSDPTSGLTNGVRTLGIEQGRNPSFLDSDRSAAHSSRLTTAAFLSSEIHIPRNLSCPVSPIGSPLVHSRSPQHPSGRMSPSPISSPRNMSGASTPLTGGSGAIPHQHLKQSLYLQEGFGSLPKPSIAPYSNGPSYHDANPDIFQGIQPGSHIFSELVHHETDFLGKQFGKPAWELYDGQAVLADRVSRQLLSDHITTPSLDLSPSSPLTNRK encoded by the exons atgCCTTCATGGTGGGGGAAATCATCATCAAAAGAAGTAAAGAAGAGCAAGGCAAGTTTAATCGACACATTGCAGAGAAAACTTAGAACTACTGATGGTAAAACAAACAGCAAATCAGGAGAGTCTCCAAGAAATTGTAATGACACAATTTCTGAGCAGGGATCTCGATCTCCTATTCTTTCAAGATCAGTTTCCCCTTCCAAACAAGTTTCAAGATGTCAAAGCTTTTCTGAAAGGCCACAAGCACAACCTCTTCCACTTCCAGGTGTGCAGCCACCAATTGTAGGTCGTACAGACTCTGGGATTAGTATCTCACCAAAACCAAGATCTGAAAGGGGCTCCAAGCCATCATCTTTTCTACCACTTCCAAGACCAGCATGCATCCGTGGGAGGCCAAACCATGCAGATTTAGATGCAGATGTTGGTGTCGGCTCAGTGTCCAGTGAGAGCTCAACTGATAGTGCGGATCTATCAGATTCACGCCTTCGTAGTCCTCAGGCAACTGACTATGATCTTGGGACTAAAACTGCTGCAGGAAGTCCTTCCAG TGTCATTCTCAAGCATCAGTCTTCTACTGTCACCCAACCAAGTTCACAAAAGGCCATAAAACCGGCAAATATCTCGTTAAGCAACCACATTTTCTCGACATCACCCAAGCGTAGGCCTTTAAGCAGTCATGTTCCAAATCTGCAAGTTCCATATCATGGGAATTTATGCATTCCTCCAGATAGTTTAATGTCAAGTCCTTCGAGAAGTCCCATTAGGGCATTTAGCACAGAGCAAGTTATTAATAATGCCGTCAGTGCTGGAAAGCTCTATATGGATGTCACATTTCCTGGGTCGGGCCATTGTTCCAGTCCTGGTTCTGGTTACAATTCTGGCCATAATTCTATGGGTGGGGATTTGTCAGGGCAATTATTTTTGCAACAAAGCCGGGGTAGCCCTGAATATTCTCCAGCACCCAGTCCCAGAATGACTAGCCCTGGCCCAAGCTCCAGAGTCCATAGTGGTGCAGTGACCCCAATTCATCCTAGGGCAGGAGGTATACCAACTGAGTCGCAGACAAGCTGGCCTGATGAGAAGCAAACTCACCGGTTGCCTCTACCTCCGGTTGCAATTTCCAATACTCCTTTTTCTCATTCCAATTCCGCTGCAACATCTCCCTCTGTTCCAAGAAGTCCTGGAAGGGTTGATAATCCGCCAAGCCCAGGCTCCCGTTGGAAAAAGGGGAAGCTTTTGGGTAGGGGTACTTTTGGGCATGTGTATGTTGGTTTTAACAG TGAAAGTGGTGAAATGTGTGCAATGAAGGAAGTTACATTATTTTCAGATGATGCAAAGTCCAAGGAGAGTGCCAAGCAATTAATGCAA GAAATTACCTTGTTGAGTCGTTTACGGCATCCAAATATTGTGCAGTATTATGGATCTGAAACG GTTGGCGACAGGCTTTACATTTACCTTGAATATGTATCTGGTGGCTCTATTTACAAGCTTCTCCAGGAATATGGACAGCTTGGAGATTCCGCACTTCGTAGTTATACTCAGCAAATATTGTCCGGGCTTGCATATTTACATGCTAAAAGTACTGTCCACAG GGATATCAAAGGAGCAAATATACTTGTCGATCCCACGGGGCGTGTTAAGTTGGCTGACTTTGGGATGGCAAAACAT ATCACTGGGCAATCATGTCCTTTGTCTTTTAAAGGAAGCCCGTACTGGATGGCACCTGAG GTTATTAAAAACTCAAATGGTTGCAACCTTGCGGTAGATATTTGGAGTCTTGGATGCACTGTTTTGGAGATGGCAACAACAAAACCTCCTTGGAGTCAATATGAGGGA GTCGCTGCAATGTTCAAGATAGGCAATGGCAAAGAACTTCCTGAAATTCCAGATCATCTTTCACATGATGGAAAAAACTTTGTTAGACAATGTCTGCAACGGAATCCTGCTCATCGTCCTACAGCTGCTCAGCTTTTGGAACATCCTTTTGTCAAACATGCTGCACCTCTTGAAAGACCAATTTTAGGTTCTGAACATTCAGATCCAACTTCAGGACTTACAAATGGAGTAAGAACTCTG GGCATTGAGCAAGGAAGGAATCCCAGCTTCTTGGATTCTGATAGATCTGCAGCTCATTCATCTAGACTCACAACAGCTGCTTTCCTTTCCAG TGAAATCCATATTCCAAGGAACCTATCGTGTCCCGTTTCGCCCATTGGAAGCCCTCTCGTGCACTCACGGTCACCACAGCATCCCAGTGGAAGAATGTCTCCTTCACCCATCTCTAGCCCTCGTAACATGTCGGGTGCATCCACTCCTCTCACTGGAGGAAGCGGTGCCATTCCACACCAGCATCTCAAACAATCACTGTACCTACAGGAGGGTTTTGGGAGCTTGCCAAAGCCTTCAATTGCACCCTATAGTAATGGCCCTTCCTATCATGATGCAAACCCTGACATCTTTCAGGGGATTCAGCCAGGCTCTCACATCTTCTCTGAGCTCGTACACCATGAAACTGATTTTCTGGGTAAGCAATTTGGAAAGCCTGCCTGGGAATTGTACGACGGGCAGGCGGTCTTGGCTGATCGTGTTTCTAGGCAGCTGCTGAGTGATCACATAACAACTCCCTCCCTTGATTTAAGTCCGAGCTCTCCTTTGACCAACCGCAAATAG